CCTGAACGATTCCCTCAGGATCGTCAGGGAAGAGATCGGCATGCTCCCCGATGATTATCGCGAGATACTGGTGCTGCGCGATATCGAGGGATTGTCATATAACGAGATATCGGACATTCTGGGCATATCCCTGTCCAATGTGAAGGTACGGATCCACAGGGGCCGGGAATTTTTAAAGAACAGATTACTGGCAAGGGGATTGATATGAGCGGCAATCATATTCCGTTTGATAAGCTGTCTGACCTGTACGATGACGAGATGGATTCAAGGGAAGAGAAGGCGTCGCTTATGCGCCATCTCGAAAGCTGCAAGGCCTGCTCCCTTGAATACAAGCGGCTTGGTAAAACTCTCAAACTCTGCCGGGATGTCGCGGCCGTGCACTTCCCCCTGGAACAGATGTCGCGGGAGACGATAGCGAAGATCAAGTCTTCACGGAAAAAAAGGCAATTCCTGAAATCGATGCCGGCCATGGCCGCCTCCATCCTGGTCATCGCGGGCATCGGCCTTTTCAACGCCGGCATCATAGGCGTCCATGACAGCTCCGATATCGCGGCCGGCGTATCACGGCGCTCCTACAGCGAGTCCGAGAAGGTGATAGACATCATTCGCAGCCACAAGGCCGCCATCGCCCTGGTGACCGACGAATACGTGGAAGGAACCGTTCCGGTCAATACGTTCAACGATCTCAGAAAGAGCCTTGGGTCGAGAAAGGTCGCCTACATGCTGGTGGAAGAGACCGGTAAGGACAACGGCGCCTCCTGGGGCGGCCCCATCGAGCAGGTGGGCCTGGAAGACGGGCCCATCGCCGTTGAAGGCACCGGCAAAAAATATGTCCGGTTCCGCGTATTCCGATAGGCGTCTGACGCCGGACAATCCCATCGCGCCCCTCAGAGGGGGGGCAATCCCGCGTGAATGTAATCCCCTGTTTTCGTGATGTTGCCTCCGCAGACTCCCTGGGAGCTGTAGAGGGACGACGTGTGGCTCATTTCATCATAATCCGCCTGGGCGTCCTCGAGATGGATGATGCCATAGCCGCGGTCCGAGGCGTCCCGCGCCGTGGTTTCGACGCACTGGCTCGTGGAGAGCCCGGTAAAGGCGAGGGTCGTGATCCCTTTTTCCCTGAGTATTGAATCGATGCCGGTCCCGGTAAAGGGGCTGAAGGTGGTCTTGTTTATGACTATGTCCGACGGCAGCGGCCCGATCAGGCCGATGATATCGGCCCAGGGATCGCTTTCCAGCGGATACACGTCGTCGAAACCGGCGCGTTTTCCCCTATGGTATGTGTCCCTGAAGAAATGGTGAAGGTCCTCGCGCTCCGGATCGGAACCGCAGAGGCGCAGCAATATGACCGGCAGGGATTTCTTCCGGAAGGCTTCGGCGAGGCGGCGTATATTGGGAATGACGATCTTTTCGCAGCGCGTTATGATGTAGTTGAGGCACCCGGGCTGTAGGGTGTTAAAGTACCGGCAGTAGGGCGATTCGCGCTTCAGGTAGTAATTCTGCATGTCAACGACGATCAATGCCGGCACTGCATCGTTCACTGTTCCGACCCCCGCCCGGATCTATTTTTTCGCCAGGTAATCCATGGTTGTCCGGAATTCCTCGTAGAACTCCAGCAGCTCGTCGTGCTTGCGCAGGGGCCTGAATTCCGGTTTTTTGCCGCTCCGGATCTCTCTCAGGTAGTTGGTCATGACATGGATGGGGCCCGATATCTTGTGCGAGAAGAAGATGAACTGGAAGAATATGATGGCAGTCTGGATCACGGTCATGACGATGAGGATGTAGAGCACGATAAGGCTGTTTTTCTTGATCTTTTCGTGATTGCTGTTTATGTTGTTGGTGATCTTCAGGTTTTCCTTGAAGGCAGCGTCGCATTTCCGCACCATGGGATTGTCAGGGTCCTGGAGCGCCGGGACGGCCATGAACATGTCCAGCATGTTGTCCTGCGTGTCTATGATGGCGGTGATGTTCTTGTTGTTCTCGTTTATGAGCAGGTTGGAATCGCTCGCGAAGTAAAGCAGCACCGCGCATATGGCCAGGGTCGTGACAAGGGGGAGAATAATGGCCCGCATCGATATCCTGAATTGAAATTTTTTATCAAGGACGTATTTTTTTCTTGTCAAAGCCATATCGAACCTCAATGTATTAGGATATGATGGTCGCGCGGGGCCCGCGCGTCTTCCCGCCGGCCAATAGTATAGTTGCAGGCAGTATTATACGTCAATGATTTTTGCGCCTCGCGGCGGGGCCATGGTCTTTTTTTTCGCCGACGCCCATGCCCTGCGCGGGCCGCGCCGGCACGGCGCTTTCCGAGTCAACGCGGCCGTACGAAGGCGACAATATAACCGGGACGCAATGACACCATGAATACAATCAGTATTTTCATATCACTGGCCGCATCAGCGATTATCATCTTCACGGTCATCTTCGTTCTGGTCAAGGACTGGCGTGACCAGGTCATGCGGTACTTCGCGTTTTTCGCTACCTCGGCCCTGGGGATCCTGTTCACGATGTTCCTGACCTACGCGTTCCCCGAAGATTTCGACCTGACCCTCATGAACAAGATCACGCAGCTGTCGACGCTGATGACGTTTTCCAGCCTGTTCTGCATGTCCTTTGTTTTTCCCAAGACGGCGAAGAGGTTTCCCTTCTGGATATCCTTCCTCATACTCATTCCCGCCATCGTGATGGGATCGGTGGCCGTTTTTACCGACTTCACCATTACAAAGGCCTATTTCAAGGACGGGGCGTTCATCCGGGACTTCAACCAGGATTTCCCCGGTTACACCGTGTACGCGGCGCTGGCTTTCCTCTACGTTCTTTCGGCCCTGGGCGGGTACGTGCGGAAATACATCATCACGAAGGAATATATCTACCGGCTCCAGATGCGCTACCTCTTCGTAGGCTCCTCGGTTTCCATGACGCTCGCTTCCGTTTTCTCCATTATAATGCCACGTTTTTTCGGCTACACGGTGCTCTATGTAATAGGCCCCGCCGTGGCGACGTTCTTTACCATCGCCTCGCTCTTCTACTCTATCATCGCCTACAACATGCTGGATGTCAGGACGGTCATCCACAAGACCTTCGTATACACGATCATTTCCATGGTCATCTCCCTCCCTATATTCGGGATCGTCTGGGCCTACAGCCGGAAGCTCTGGATACTGGGCGACGTTCCCTATTACCTGATCGCGGGAGCGGTGGTCTCCGTTTTCATCCTCTTCTCGGTATTCGTGCAGCCCTTCATCGACAGGGCGTTCAAGCGCAAGCAGTACGCCTTCGGATCGGTGGTCGATAAATTCGTCCGCGACATCTCTGCGGAAAAAAGCCTGGACGACGTGGTCCGGAGGACCGTCGACGTCCTCCGCGACGGCCTGTCGCTCAATCACGCCTTCTTTATCCTGCTCAACGACCAGAGCCGGAAATACGAGCTCTTTTATTACAAGGGGGGGCGCGAAAAGCCGGAACTCCCGCCCATCGAGCGGAACGCCCCCATCATCCGCTGGTTCGTCCGCAACCAGGAGATCCTCCAATTGTCCCGGGTCTATACCGACGACAGGTCCTTCGCCGAGGTCCGCGACGAGATTGCGTCGTTTTTCAACGATAACGGGGTGCAGGTCGTCCTGCCGGTGTACCACGAGCGCCGCGTCGCGGGGCTCCTCTGCCTGGGGATGAAGGAGACCCTCGCCGGCTATCATACCGACGAGATCGACAAGCTCAGGCAGTTCAACGTCAAGAGCAACGATTACATCTCAACGGCCCTCACGTACCAGAAGGCGATGCAGGAACAGATGGTGACCCGGACGATCGACGTGTCGTCGCGGATCATAAACAGCGCCGTCCCCGTTTCCCTTCCCAATATCAACAACATCAAGTTCGGCGCCTTCATCATCCCGAAATACTCCCAGGGGAGCGATTACTTCGATTTCATCCGGCCGGGAGAGCACGGCGTCGGCATCATCGCGACGGACATTTCCGGCGTCGGGGTAAACAGCGCCCTTTACTCGGTGCTGCTCCGCTCCGCATTTCACTCCAGCATCCTCGATGCGCCGTCGACGTCCACCGTCATCGGCAACATGAACAGGGTCCTGTGCGATTACGGCAAGGGGAAGGGCGAGCTGGTCACCGCCTATTACCTCTATTATGACATCAGGTCGATGCGCCTCATGTACACCAACGCCGGCTATCCGGCGCTGGAGATGTTCCGCATCGAAAAGAACAATTTCGACTCCTTCGACACAGAGGGGATTCCCATCGGCTACGACCCGGGGGCGACCTACGGCATAGGGCGGACCGACCTGGTGCGGGGCGACATCGGCATCCTCTATTCAAAGACCCTGACCACGTCGAAGAACCAGAAGGGGGACGAATACGGCATCCTGAAGCTCCGCAATACCGTCATGGAGAACAGGACGCGCGGCGCCCAGGAGATTGCGGCGCAGATAAAGAATTCCTTCGAAGCCTTCATGGGCCTCCTGTCGCCCACGTCGGACGTGGTGGTGCTGGTCTTCAAGATCGTCTGATCGGTGTATCCCCCAATTTTTTAATTTTTATGCATAAATAGCCAAAAATTTTCAGTTTAATATTGACGTTTTGGTTTTAATTGTATAAAATATAGGTAATAATATTAGTTAATCTTTTCGGTCTGTCATTCGGTCATGTTATTATAAAATTAAATTTTCATGTAAGGTTGCGGTCAGCGGTTTGTTGTGCGCTGATGGGCAAAAACAGTCTGAGGGGACGCTAGTATTGATTTAAGCTTGCATAAACAGAGAGAATGTGTGGGAGGCTGTAATGATCAATAAAGGTACCCAGGTAAACAGGGCTTATATCGGTGATGGCGATGATGTGTTTCTGGCAAATTCAATTTTCGGCGAGGATTGCTGTCATGAGCTCAAGGAAATCGACAAGCATGAAATCATTGTAAAAATATGCGAAATCCTCGGGCCCAATCCGTCCAACCTGCAGCTGGCGGAGGACATCCTCGACCAGGTGAAATTTGAAATCGCACGTTTTGTCATTCATCATGAGTACTGCAAATGCAACAACAACAGCGTGCGCTCGCAGCTATTGTTATGGCTTGACAGCAAAATCAACCCTGATAAGGTCCATAAATTATCATCATTTATGGACAAATACCTGAAGTAGGAGTTTGCATTCAACAGATGTTCCTGATCATGCCCCCCTGTCGAGGGGGCATTTTCATTAATAGTGAACCAACGGACCATGCCGTGAAAAATACCTCGCTCCTCGTCCATACCTGCTGCGCCCCCTGCGTGAGCTATGTTCACGAGCTTTTCGCCGAAAGCCGCGACGTGACCGTTTTTTATTACAACCCCAACATCGCGCCGCGGAGCGAATACGACCGGCGTCTTTCGGAGCTGGAGCGCTTCGGCCGGATCAAGGGTTTCAGGCTTGTCGAGGGCGATTATAACGACCGGGAGTGGACCGCCCGCGTCGAGCCGTACAGCGGCCTCGGGGAGCGGTCGCGGCGCTGCTGGGAATGCTATCGCTTCAGGCTTGAGGAATCCTTCCGGAAGGCCCGGGAGATGAAGATAGCCGCCGTGACCACGGCCCTGTCCGTCAGCCCCCACAAGGACGCGGCCATGATAAACGGCATCGGGAAGGAGCTCGAAGCTTCCTTCGGCATAGCCTTCATCGAGGGGGACTTCAAGAAGAACGACGGCTACCGACGCAGCGTGGAGCTGTCCCGCGTGTATGAATTTTACCGCCAGAATTACTGCGGCTGCATCTATTCAAAGCAAGAGGCCGAGGCCCGCGCGGAGCGTAAGGGCGGGCCCGGTCAATTGACCCAGCGGATCTTGTCGTAGTTTCTCACCCTCTGACGCTCAAGCATTTTTTTCCATTTCCGCTCAATGCGGGCGCCGGCAAGGTCGGCGTTGGTCAATTCCGCGTTTTCCAGGGACGCGCCGTCGAGGTTGGCCTTGGTCAGGTCGGCGCTGTTGAGGTTAGCCCCCTGGAGCCCGGCCCTGTGGCAGTTGGCGTCGCGCAGGTTCGTGCTGATCAGGTTCGCGTGCTGAAGTTTCGCCTCGGAAAGATTCGCCTGGGGAAGGCTCGCGCCCTGGATGTCGGCGCCCGTCAGGTCGGCGCTTATCAGACGCGCCCCTTCAAGCTTCGCGTTCCTGAGACAGGAATCCTTCATGACGGCCCCTTCCAGGTCGGTCCAGATCATACTGGCCCCGGACAGGTCGCTGTTGTCCAGCAGGGCCCCGGCGAGGCTCGCCTTCCGCAGATTGGCGTTCGTCATCACGGCCCAGGAGAGGCCGGCGCTTCCCAGGTCAGCCTCCGCCAGGTTGACGCCGGCGAGGTTCGCTCCCGTGAGGTCGGCGCCGTTGAGGTTGATCCCCGCCAGGTCGGCGCCGGAGAGGTTAGATTTCGCGAGGACCGCTCCCTTCAGGCGTATGTTCTGCAGGTTGCAGCGCGCCAGGTTGACGCGGACAAGGCGGGCCTTGTTCAGGTTCGCGTTTTTGAGGTTCGCTTTGTAGAGGTCGGCCCAGGCGAGGTTCGCGCCGTTCAGCTGCGCACCGCTCAGGTCGGCGCTCCTCAGGTTGGCTCCCCTGAGGTTCGCTCCGATAAGGTTGGCCCCTGAAAGGTTGGCCCCTGAAAGGTTCGCGTTGCTCAGGTTGGCCTCCTCGAGTTTCGCGCCCGCCAGTTCCGCGCCGCGGAGCTCCGCGTTGCTGAGCTCGGTATCCCCGCGCATGACGTAATTGTAATCGCTTTTATTCCCGCCGATCGCGAGCATGCAGGCTGACAGGCCGCAGATGGCGGCGGTAATGGTTATTGCGGTAAGGGTGTTTCGGATCATGGCGCCTTCTCTAACACAGTTTCACTACTTGTTCTCGGAATCGATTACTTCTTCGCCCTGGGTGTTCATGCGCGCCGCTTCCCGGATCTTCTCCTTGTCCTGGTCGGTCATGCGCGCTCCCTTTTTGAGAAGCATGTCGGCGATTTCATTGTGCCCGTTCATCGTGGCCTTCATGACCGCGGTGAGGCCGGCTTTGTCCGCACTGTTGAGGTCGGCGCTGCTCCCCGCGAGGATCTCGATCGTTTCCTTCTGTCCGTCGGCCGCCGCCTTGATCAGGGCGGTCTGCCCGGCGTTATCGGCCGCGTTCACGTCGGCTCCCCTGGCGAGAAGAAGCCTGACGATATCGGTATTGCCTTCCGCGGAGGCGTTCATGAGCGCGGTGGATCCGTCCTTGCTCCGTGCGTTTACGTCGGCGCCGCCCTTGACCAGGGCGGCGGCAATATCCGGATAATCCTCCTCCGCTGCGATGACGAGGGCCGTCCGACCCGGATTTACCTCTTCCCGGGCGTTCGCGTCGGCTCCCCTGGCAATAAGCTCGTTCACGCTGGCGATGTCGCCCTTGACGACGGCGGCGATGAGTTGCCTGTTGAATTCAGACTTTTTAACACAGGACGCGATGATGAAGGACATTATCATGCATGATATCAGGGCCTTGTTCATCGGAATGCTCCATGGCAGTGTTTGTCGGCGGCCCGGGACGTCGGTCATGTCCGTCCCGCGGCTTTCTGTAGTATAATTGATTATGTCCGGTAAAAGTCAATTACAATAATGGTCGCGCAGCGTCACGATTTCATCCCCTCGGCCGTATAATGCCTCAGTATCCGCCACGCCGGGTAGGCGAGTCCCGCCAGCCCCAGCAGAAACACGATACGGATGATCCATGTCGATACCGGCGGCTCCAGGGCGGAGTAGGCGAAGGCCTCGTTCTTTTTCTGCGGCCCGGCCGTGAATTCGGCCATGGGCAGCTTCCGGTCGAAGGTGGAGGGTATGTCATAGGCCGGGGGAAGGCTGTACCGGTTTCCGTAATAGAGCCTGAGGGTCCCGCCACCCTTCCATTCATCGCGGGACGGCAGCTCGAAGACCAGCTCCTCCCGGGGTACGTAGACCGTGAGGGACGCGAGGGTGAGGGGCACGTCGTCCTTGTCGATGACGACCAGCTTGAGGGAGCCCGTCACCGGCTGGTTCATATCGATGACCTGCTCGGCCGGGTCCCCGCCGCTGCGGGAGAGTCTCGCGGCCATGACGCGGTAATAGTTCTTGTTCCCCGGCGCGATGGAGTACACCTCCATGAGACGGTTGTAGCGCTTTTCCGTGAAGGCCATCACCAGGCGGCTTATCTTTTTCCGCCCGCTGTTCTCGTAATAGTACACGCTTCCCTGGATGTCGCTGTCCCTGTCTCTGGTGATCGATTTCATCGGGACGCGGATGATATAATAGGATTGCTTCCGCGCCGCAGTGTAGTACGCTTTCGGAAAAGTGAAATCCTGGCGCGCGTTGATGCGGATGCGCAGGAAGCGCCTGTCCCCCATGGCTAGCCTGATCATGTTGTTCCTGGTCCCCTGGTAGCTGAACACGGCGTAGTTCCCGGAGGATTCCCACTCTCCCGCCTTCTTCCCGATTTCCACCAGGGCCGAGGCCTCGAACTGGTTCACCGCGCCGATTTCAAGGGCGTTGTACTCCGCGCCGGCCGGCGGGTCCGGGAGCTTCAGCACGTAGGTGGCGCTGGTGTTGTCCCCCTGGCGGAAAATGACCTCCGGCACGGTGCTCCCGGAGAGCTTCGGATCGTCCAGTGTCATCCTGGTCATGTGCGGGCGCGGGCGGCCGTTCCAGGTGACGCGGTAATCGGCGCTGCTGCCGTAGCGTATCATCTCGTCATCGAGGGAAAACTTCCCGTACACCGGGGCAGGCGCGTCGGCGCCGCGGGGGGCGGCGTTGATGGCCTTGTAATAGTGCCAGCTGGAGGCGCGGAAAGTCTCCGCCGCTGCGGCGGCGGACCCCGGTCCGAAATCATACCCGAGGAGCGACAGCGCGGCCGCGGCGACAATGGCCGCGGTGGAGCCCTTCTTCGGGAATATCCTGTCACGAAATTTCTGATACACGATGCTCAGGGCAACCATGGCGATGCCCAGGGTGAATCCGGCGATTATCTTCACGAGCTTGCTCATGGTCCAGATGTCGTGGAGATAGAACTTGAGGACCACCAGTCCGGCCAGGGCTATGCCGCTGATGCGCAGCATCTTGTTCTTCATGATGAGGCCCAGGGCGAAAAAAAGCGCGGCGTAGAGTGACAGGACGTAGGAATACCCCAGGTTCCGGTAATGGCGGTCGACCACAAAGCTGTAGTTTTCCTTCAGGCTCCCGATGATGATCGTGACCATGGCGGCAACGGCGAAGCCGATCATGTAGGGCCCCAGGGGCTCCTTTCTGCGGATGACGTATGCGGCGCCCAGAAGGAACGCGGCCAGGATGAACATGAAGAAGCGCGCGTTGAACAGGAGGATGAAGCCGACAGGGGTCGCCTCGATGAAGTAGAGGCGGATCAGTGCGGCGGTCCAGAAGGGGAGCGACGCGAACAGGCACTCCCGGGACCGCCAGAAGGCGCCCATGGCCGAGAGCACGCCGGCGAAGACGATCCACGAGACGGTGATGTACCTCCCCTCGGCAAAATCGGTGATCGCCGCGAAGAGCGTCACGATGAAGAAAAGCACCATCATCGACCTAATGATTATCATCCGTGTTTTCATGGGCGGCTCCCTGTGCGAAAATATTGAATATGTAATACGATAATGCCAGCATTCCGGAAACGAAAAGGATGAAATGCGGCCTGAGGCCCATATGGAACTCG
The sequence above is drawn from the Spirochaetota bacterium genome and encodes:
- a CDS encoding zf-HC2 domain-containing protein, giving the protein MSGNHIPFDKLSDLYDDEMDSREEKASLMRHLESCKACSLEYKRLGKTLKLCRDVAAVHFPLEQMSRETIAKIKSSRKKRQFLKSMPAMAASILVIAGIGLFNAGIIGVHDSSDIAAGVSRRSYSESEKVIDIIRSHKAAIALVTDEYVEGTVPVNTFNDLRKSLGSRKVAYMLVEETGKDNGASWGGPIEQVGLEDGPIAVEGTGKKYVRFRVFR
- a CDS encoding cysteine hydrolase yields the protein MNDAVPALIVVDMQNYYLKRESPYCRYFNTLQPGCLNYIITRCEKIVIPNIRRLAEAFRKKSLPVILLRLCGSDPEREDLHHFFRDTYHRGKRAGFDDVYPLESDPWADIIGLIGPLPSDIVINKTTFSPFTGTGIDSILREKGITTLAFTGLSTSQCVETTARDASDRGYGIIHLEDAQADYDEMSHTSSLYSSQGVCGGNITKTGDYIHAGLPPL
- a CDS encoding SpoIIE family protein phosphatase, with the protein product MNTISIFISLAASAIIIFTVIFVLVKDWRDQVMRYFAFFATSALGILFTMFLTYAFPEDFDLTLMNKITQLSTLMTFSSLFCMSFVFPKTAKRFPFWISFLILIPAIVMGSVAVFTDFTITKAYFKDGAFIRDFNQDFPGYTVYAALAFLYVLSALGGYVRKYIITKEYIYRLQMRYLFVGSSVSMTLASVFSIIMPRFFGYTVLYVIGPAVATFFTIASLFYSIIAYNMLDVRTVIHKTFVYTIISMVISLPIFGIVWAYSRKLWILGDVPYYLIAGAVVSVFILFSVFVQPFIDRAFKRKQYAFGSVVDKFVRDISAEKSLDDVVRRTVDVLRDGLSLNHAFFILLNDQSRKYELFYYKGGREKPELPPIERNAPIIRWFVRNQEILQLSRVYTDDRSFAEVRDEIASFFNDNGVQVVLPVYHERRVAGLLCLGMKETLAGYHTDEIDKLRQFNVKSNDYISTALTYQKAMQEQMVTRTIDVSSRIINSAVPVSLPNINNIKFGAFIIPKYSQGSDYFDFIRPGEHGVGIIATDISGVGVNSALYSVLLRSAFHSSILDAPSTSTVIGNMNRVLCDYGKGKGELVTAYYLYYDIRSMRLMYTNAGYPALEMFRIEKNNFDSFDTEGIPIGYDPGATYGIGRTDLVRGDIGILYSKTLTTSKNQKGDEYGILKLRNTVMENRTRGAQEIAAQIKNSFEAFMGLLSPTSDVVVLVFKIV
- a CDS encoding epoxyqueuosine reductase QueH → MKNTSLLVHTCCAPCVSYVHELFAESRDVTVFYYNPNIAPRSEYDRRLSELERFGRIKGFRLVEGDYNDREWTARVEPYSGLGERSRRCWECYRFRLEESFRKAREMKIAAVTTALSVSPHKDAAMINGIGKELEASFGIAFIEGDFKKNDGYRRSVELSRVYEFYRQNYCGCIYSKQEAEARAERKGGPGQLTQRILS
- a CDS encoding pentapeptide repeat-containing protein, which gives rise to MIRNTLTAITITAAICGLSACMLAIGGNKSDYNYVMRGDTELSNAELRGAELAGAKLEEANLSNANLSGANLSGANLIGANLRGANLRSADLSGAQLNGANLAWADLYKANLKNANLNKARLVRVNLARCNLQNIRLKGAVLAKSNLSGADLAGINLNGADLTGANLAGVNLAEADLGSAGLSWAVMTNANLRKASLAGALLDNSDLSGASMIWTDLEGAVMKDSCLRNAKLEGARLISADLTGADIQGASLPQANLSEAKLQHANLISTNLRDANCHRAGLQGANLNSADLTKANLDGASLENAELTNADLAGARIERKWKKMLERQRVRNYDKIRWVN
- a CDS encoding ankyrin repeat domain-containing protein, which gives rise to MNKALISCMIMSFIIASCVKKSEFNRQLIAAVVKGDIASVNELIARGADANAREEVNPGRTALVIAAEEDYPDIAAALVKGGADVNARSKDGSTALMNASAEGNTDIVRLLLARGADVNAADNAGQTALIKAAADGQKETIEILAGSSADLNSADKAGLTAVMKATMNGHNEIADMLLKKGARMTDQDKEKIREAARMNTQGEEVIDSENK
- a CDS encoding DUF2339 domain-containing protein codes for the protein MKTRMIIIRSMMVLFFIVTLFAAITDFAEGRYITVSWIVFAGVLSAMGAFWRSRECLFASLPFWTAALIRLYFIEATPVGFILLFNARFFMFILAAFLLGAAYVIRRKEPLGPYMIGFAVAAMVTIIIGSLKENYSFVVDRHYRNLGYSYVLSLYAALFFALGLIMKNKMLRISGIALAGLVVLKFYLHDIWTMSKLVKIIAGFTLGIAMVALSIVYQKFRDRIFPKKGSTAAIVAAAALSLLGYDFGPGSAAAAAETFRASSWHYYKAINAAPRGADAPAPVYGKFSLDDEMIRYGSSADYRVTWNGRPRPHMTRMTLDDPKLSGSTVPEVIFRQGDNTSATYVLKLPDPPAGAEYNALEIGAVNQFEASALVEIGKKAGEWESSGNYAVFSYQGTRNNMIRLAMGDRRFLRIRINARQDFTFPKAYYTAARKQSYYIIRVPMKSITRDRDSDIQGSVYYYENSGRKKISRLVMAFTEKRYNRLMEVYSIAPGNKNYYRVMAARLSRSGGDPAEQVIDMNQPVTGSLKLVVIDKDDVPLTLASLTVYVPREELVFELPSRDEWKGGGTLRLYYGNRYSLPPAYDIPSTFDRKLPMAEFTAGPQKKNEAFAYSALEPPVSTWIIRIVFLLGLAGLAYPAWRILRHYTAEGMKS